One window of Mesorhizobium sp. PAMC28654 genomic DNA carries:
- a CDS encoding response regulator transcription factor: MTNSNVKILVVDDEPPIRKLLRVGLGSQGYAISEAPNAKVAIELVEAEKPDLILLDLGLPGMGGHDLLRKWRDDGLDVPVVILSSRTDEAGIVKALELGADDYVTKPFGMNELVARIRVALRHRFQQQGEKPVFHTGDLSVDLVKRIVKVEGKDVKLSPKEYDILRILVQHAGKVLTHHFLLKQVWGDTTDVQYLRVYVRQLRQKIEKMPDQPRYITTETGVGYRLREVD; the protein is encoded by the coding sequence ATGACAAATTCGAACGTCAAGATATTGGTCGTCGATGACGAACCGCCGATCCGCAAGCTGCTTCGCGTCGGCCTCGGCAGCCAGGGCTATGCCATCAGCGAGGCGCCCAATGCCAAGGTTGCGATCGAACTCGTTGAGGCGGAGAAGCCGGACCTGATCCTGCTCGACCTTGGCCTGCCCGGCATGGGCGGCCACGACCTGTTGCGCAAATGGCGTGACGACGGCCTCGACGTTCCCGTGGTCATCCTGTCCAGCCGCACCGACGAGGCCGGCATCGTCAAGGCACTGGAACTTGGCGCCGACGACTACGTCACCAAGCCCTTCGGCATGAACGAGCTGGTCGCCCGCATCCGCGTGGCGCTGCGCCACCGGTTCCAGCAGCAGGGCGAGAAGCCGGTGTTCCACACCGGCGATCTGTCCGTCGATCTGGTGAAGCGCATCGTCAAGGTCGAGGGCAAGGACGTAAAACTCTCGCCGAAGGAATACGACATCCTGCGCATCCTCGTGCAGCATGCGGGCAAGGTTCTCACCCACCATTTCCTGCTGAAGCAGGTATGGGGCGATACAACCGACGTCCAATATCTGCGGGTCTATGTGCGGCAGCTCAGGCAAAAGATCGAAAAGATGCCCGACCAGCCACGTTACATCACCACCGAGACCGGGGTTGGATACCGCCTTCGCGAGGTCGACTGA
- a CDS encoding autotransporter outer membrane beta-barrel domain-containing protein gives MEMLDGSTGVGGTVTIIQTGEITTTGIRSHGIVAQAVGGGGGIAGGLNKGAGSAGGVGDANAASATANSQVAVHGAESYALFGQSATGQGNAKAVTLTAKSSLFAQGADSVAAYGESTAKGTKGNITINLNGQYTIGGADTGVAVMLVGGQDNTVNNNSLLYAMGATPTFSVLQSNLAAFSASLLASPGPFVPKDAILESLLDDFSPLSITGTSGNDKINNQKSVVGLGRVIGNIDLGGGTNEFNNFEFSSMVGLKTIDLGGGMFNNKGLVTNKGIGVVATVDVVGGFTQTGSGDFVTDIDLNNQITDALTLTAAGDFDGKAPLNFLSIDKLFAEYVIAKGASMTDSGIVATTLHPAVGFNFLTRVDNGTDLVLYADNPTFLELSKDPGSGTKDLGVYQMAQYLDDIEASSSPDNPMARLINMLRFLPDEKELGAALTRLTPHYAVHTFDMINRSADIMLETARECASAHSNPDGRCVWASISPQAEYSRDAGAGTTSRDDVLKTMSLGGIGEVGQHWSLGATIGRSEFDSKIDFNGERLSATTGESWQAYALAKYENKNYFIDLALGGGTGAFKGERDTHVGQVGYIPGETQEGVYLPELLLDGIGNGVSYTQKTAQFGGSTRLGFVKQMGAFYLQPTLQFDARWLRASGKETGSVAAFNFDGSANMYYSATPGLEIGTDIALSDIANIRIYGKAGVEFSNKEWEIEGRFAAAQNLPGNPALHLTEAVDSPLYRVGAGLELNGVSGVGMSVRYNGAFGETVTQNAVSASFKVSF, from the coding sequence GGCGAACAGCCAGGTCGCCGTCCATGGCGCGGAAAGCTATGCGCTGTTCGGCCAGAGCGCGACCGGCCAAGGCAACGCCAAGGCGGTCACGCTGACCGCGAAGTCCAGCCTGTTCGCGCAAGGGGCGGATTCCGTGGCGGCCTATGGCGAGAGCACGGCCAAGGGCACCAAGGGTAACATCACCATCAATCTCAATGGCCAGTACACGATCGGTGGCGCGGACACAGGCGTGGCGGTCATGCTGGTCGGAGGCCAGGACAACACCGTCAACAACAACAGCCTGCTCTATGCGATGGGGGCGACGCCGACATTCTCGGTGCTGCAATCCAACCTTGCCGCGTTCAGCGCCTCGCTGCTTGCCTCGCCCGGCCCATTCGTGCCGAAGGACGCAATCCTGGAATCCCTGCTCGACGATTTCAGCCCGCTTTCGATCACCGGCACCTCCGGCAATGACAAGATCAACAACCAGAAGAGTGTTGTCGGGCTTGGCCGCGTCATCGGCAACATCGACTTGGGCGGCGGCACGAATGAATTCAACAATTTCGAATTCTCCTCGATGGTAGGTCTCAAGACCATCGATCTGGGCGGCGGTATGTTCAACAACAAAGGCCTTGTGACCAACAAGGGTATTGGTGTCGTTGCCACGGTGGATGTCGTCGGCGGCTTTACCCAGACTGGTAGCGGCGATTTCGTCACCGATATCGATCTCAACAACCAGATCACCGATGCCCTGACGCTCACCGCCGCGGGAGATTTCGACGGTAAAGCGCCGCTCAACTTCCTGTCCATCGACAAGCTGTTCGCCGAGTATGTGATCGCAAAGGGCGCGTCGATGACGGATTCCGGCATCGTGGCAACGACATTGCATCCGGCGGTCGGCTTCAATTTCCTGACCAGGGTGGACAACGGGACGGACCTCGTTCTCTACGCCGACAACCCGACGTTCCTGGAACTGTCGAAGGATCCGGGATCAGGCACCAAGGACCTCGGCGTTTATCAGATGGCCCAGTATCTCGATGATATCGAAGCATCGTCGAGCCCGGACAATCCGATGGCGCGGCTCATCAACATGCTGCGCTTCCTGCCTGACGAGAAGGAGCTTGGCGCGGCGCTGACACGGCTGACGCCGCACTATGCGGTGCATACGTTCGACATGATCAACCGCTCCGCCGACATCATGCTGGAAACGGCGCGCGAGTGCGCAAGCGCGCACAGCAATCCCGACGGGCGCTGTGTCTGGGCCTCGATCAGCCCGCAGGCCGAATACAGCCGCGACGCCGGCGCCGGAACCACCAGCCGCGACGATGTGCTGAAGACGATGTCGCTTGGCGGCATCGGCGAGGTCGGCCAGCACTGGTCGCTCGGCGCCACGATCGGCCGGAGCGAATTCGACTCGAAGATCGATTTCAACGGGGAGCGGCTGTCGGCGACAACGGGCGAATCCTGGCAGGCCTATGCCCTGGCGAAATACGAGAACAAGAACTATTTCATCGACCTCGCGCTGGGCGGCGGCACCGGCGCGTTCAAGGGCGAGCGAGATACGCATGTCGGTCAGGTCGGCTACATCCCCGGCGAAACACAGGAGGGGGTCTATCTGCCGGAACTGCTCCTCGACGGTATCGGCAACGGCGTAAGCTATACGCAGAAGACCGCCCAGTTCGGCGGCTCGACGCGGCTCGGTTTCGTCAAGCAGATGGGCGCATTCTACCTGCAGCCGACCTTGCAGTTCGACGCGCGTTGGCTTCGGGCTTCCGGCAAGGAGACGGGCTCGGTCGCTGCTTTCAATTTCGATGGCAGCGCCAACATGTACTATTCCGCGACGCCCGGCCTTGAGATCGGCACTGATATTGCACTTAGCGACATCGCCAACATTCGCATCTACGGAAAAGCCGGCGTGGAGTTCTCCAACAAGGAATGGGAGATCGAGGGACGTTTCGCGGCGGCGCAGAATCTGCCAGGCAATCCCGCTCTGCACTTGACGGAAGCCGTCGATTCGCCACTCTATCGGGTCGGCGCCGGGCTTGAGCTCAATGGCGTGAGTGGCGTCGGCATGTCCGTCCGGTATAATGGCGCCTTCGGGGAAACTGTAACACAGAATGCGGTCAGCGCGTCTTTCAAGGTCAGCTTCTAG
- a CDS encoding invasion associated locus B family protein: protein MAAQTKAAAPATDAAKAPQLPGGASALSETHGDWTVNCQIAGTNKVCSLSHQQFNKQTNQRLLAIELTTKTGEDAAGTLALPFGLALAKGVALEIDDKKLDGTLPFNTCQSVGCLVPVAFDTDITPMLTSGTTLKVDATAADTGQPISFSISLAGFGGALARTAELSAN from the coding sequence ATGGCGGCACAAACCAAGGCGGCGGCACCGGCCACCGACGCGGCCAAGGCGCCGCAACTGCCCGGCGGTGCTTCGGCGCTGTCCGAGACCCATGGCGACTGGACGGTCAATTGCCAGATCGCCGGCACGAACAAGGTGTGCAGCCTCTCGCATCAGCAGTTCAACAAGCAGACCAACCAGCGCCTGCTGGCGATCGAATTGACGACGAAGACCGGCGAGGATGCGGCCGGGACGCTTGCGCTGCCATTCGGGCTGGCGCTGGCCAAGGGCGTCGCTCTCGAAATCGACGACAAGAAGCTCGACGGCACACTTCCATTCAACACCTGCCAGTCGGTCGGTTGCCTGGTGCCGGTGGCGTTCGATACCGACATCACGCCGATGCTCACGAGCGGCACGACGCTGAAGGTCGATGCCACTGCGGCGGATACCGGACAGCCGATCAGCTTTTCGATCTCGCTCGCCGGTTTCGGCGGCGCGCTGGCCCGGACCGCGGAACTCTCGGCCAATTGA